The Paramicrobacterium fandaimingii DNA segment CGATACGCGGTCATGCTGCACCGTCCCGTGTGCTCGGCTCCGCGCCGTCATCTGCCGCCAGGGCCGCAGCGAGCGACGGGCGGGCGATACTGAAGGCTGCGGCATCCAGCTCTGGCGTGCGACCCGCGTAGAGGTCACTCACCAGGTCGGCCGTCGAGATCGACAGGCCGATTCCGGCGCCCTCGTGGCCGGTCGCATGCCAGAGGCCGGGAAGGCGGTGGTCTGGGCCGATAACCGGCAGGTGGTCGGGCATGAACGGCCGAAATCCGCCGTAGGCGCGCATAATGCTCGCGGTGCGCAGAAATGGAAAGACGCGGGTGCTCTTCGCCGCGATCTCACGGATCACCTCGGCGCGCAGCCGCGAGTCGAATCCGATCTGCTCACGGCTCGATCCAATCAGCACGGTGCCGGCTGCCGTCGATTCGATGACGCTCGACGTCTGCAGCGCCACGTCGTTGGACTGCGTCGCGCCGAAGTAGTCGCCGTCGTACACCTTGCGAAAGATGCGGTGAGGCATTCGCGTGGTGACGAGCACGACGCCTCGGCGCGGGCGAACGGGAAGAGCAACGCCCATTCTCGACGCGACTTCTGCAGCCCAGGGGCCCGCCGCATTGATGATCGTGGGGGCAGTCACCGCACCGGTAGTCGTCTGCACACCCGTGAGCTCGCCTGAGGCCGAGCGGATGCTGCTGAGCACGTCCACGCCGCAGCGCACCTCGGCTCCCGCCCGACGCGCAGACGCCAGCAGCGCTTCTGTGGCGATGACTGGCTGCACCTGGGAGTCCTGCGGGTATGCGACGGCCGCCGTGATGCCGGGGTTGATGTGTGGTTCGAGCTGCAGTGCCTCGCTGGTGTCGATGATCTGCGCATCGACGCCCGCGTCTGCCTGCGAGCGAGCAAAGTTCTTAAGCGGCTCGGCGCCGGCTTCGGTCGTCGCAACTACGAGGCCGCCCTTGCGCTCGAACTCGATGTTTGGAAAGTCGGGACCGAGCTCGTCGGCGAGGTCGGCGGCAAGCTCGATCCAGCGGCGGTTGGCGTGCAGAGCAAGTTCGAGTTCGCGACCCGGAGCTTTGTCTGAGACGAGGAGATTTCCTTCGCCCTGGCCGCTCGTGCCCGCCGCGGCCGCACCGCGCTCGAGAACGACAACGCTCACACCATCACGGCTGAGGGCACGAGCGATCGCTGCGCCGACGATGC contains these protein-coding regions:
- a CDS encoding NAD(P)/FAD-dependent oxidoreductase; the encoded protein is MSYDVAIIGAGIVGAAIARALSRDGVSVVVLERGAAAAGTSGQGEGNLLVSDKAPGRELELALHANRRWIELAADLADELGPDFPNIEFERKGGLVVATTEAGAEPLKNFARSQADAGVDAQIIDTSEALQLEPHINPGITAAVAYPQDSQVQPVIATEALLASARRAGAEVRCGVDVLSSIRSASGELTGVQTTTGAVTAPTIINAAGPWAAEVASRMGVALPVRPRRGVVLVTTRMPHRIFRKVYDGDYFGATQSNDVALQTSSVIESTAAGTVLIGSSREQIGFDSRLRAEVIREIAAKSTRVFPFLRTASIMRAYGGFRPFMPDHLPVIGPDHRLPGLWHATGHEGAGIGLSISTADLVSDLYAGRTPELDAAAFSIARPSLAAALAADDGAEPSTRDGAA